The Gemmatimonadota bacterium genomic interval CGACCGCCCTACGCGACGCATGCGAGACGAACGACGATTCGTTGACGCGCGCACTGAAGTGCAGGCGCCCATCGACACGCTCGCGCTTGAGAAGGCCCTTTTCGACGAGCCGGTTCAACACCGTGGTGCTGGTGAACGGCGAGACCGGGTGCTCGATTCGGAGCTGCTCGTGAATCTCGCGGGCCGTGAGGGGCTCCCGAGCATCCCAACAGAGCCGCATCAGGCGAGACTCGAGCTGTCCGAGGACGGTGCCGACACCGTCCCCCGAGAGCTTCATCGTCGCGGGGAGCTTGGGAGACGCGAGAGCTATTCCGGGGCGCTTGCGAGAAGTCATGTGCTGAGTCTACAGGCGGCGGTGTCGCGTGGGCAACTCTCGGCCGTCACGGCATCGGCGGGTCACTGGGGCGACGCGCACGGCCCGCCGTCTGAGTCAGCCGCACGACCCAACGATCACCTCGCCGCTCCAGAATGGCCGTACCCCGCCCGACCACGTCGACCTTGCGATCCGGAACGTCAGCCGCGAGCGCGTAACGGTAGGTCGCCCACGCCAGCGTCCCCGAGACTCTGGCCTCGATCTCGAACGGACGATAGCGAAAGTTGCGGAACTCCTTGAGCTCCGGTGCGAGATGGTTGTCGCGATAGTCCACCCAGCCGCGATTCAGGCCCGCTCCTTCGATGACAAGCAGGCTGTCACCGGCATACAGGGAATCAAGCGCCGTGAGGTCGCCTCGTTCGGCTGCGGCAAAGAGCGCTCGCATAGCCTGCACGACGGCTGCAACCTCAGCATTCGTCGCGGAATGGTGAGCATCGTGCGCTTGCGACTGAGCCTGCGCAACGGCGCCCACCAGCATGGCGGACAAGAGCACAACGAGGCGTGTCCCGCGGGGGAGAATTGTCATGACTCAGGGTGGCAGGCAGGAAGGGAGACGGAGCTTTCAGTGAAACGGAGAGTTTACACGTCGTAAAGTCATCGCCGCAAGAGGTGCCCGATACGAACGACTCCAGCTACTTTACATCGTGTAAATGTTGCCCCAGCATTTGAACCCGTAGCCGCGGCAAGCGGCCCGCCGGGAAGGCGGTATTGACATAGGGGTAGGGGGTATATACAATACTCCCTAGGGGTATATTTCTTCGGGCCTTCGCTAGCCTACTGTTCTATGAGCGACTTGCGCTTGTTTTCACGCGTATCCCGTCGGAGTTTTGTACGCACCGCCGCAGTTATCGGCGCGGGCTCCGCCCTAGCCTCTCCGCTGCGAGCATCGCCGCCCGACGCCCTGCTCGACGCCGGCTTGCGACCGCTGCCCCCGGCGCCGAACAACGTGCGCCAGTACGACCTCGCCATCGCGGAAACGGTCGTGCGACTGGATGGTCGCAACGCAAAAGCAGTCACCATCAACGGGACCGTGCCGGGACCGGTGCTGCGGTTTCGCGAAGGCGAACAGGCCGTGATCCGCGTTCGGAACACGCTGTCGGAAGACACGTCTATTCATTGGCATGGCATCATCTTGCCGCCTGAGATGGATGGCGTGCCCGGACTGAGTTTTGCGGGCATTCGTCCCGGCGAAACCTTCGAGTACAGGTTTGCGATCAATCAGGCGGGTACCTATTGGTACCACAGCCATT includes:
- a CDS encoding BlaI/MecI/CopY family transcriptional regulator, translating into MTSRKRPGIALASPKLPATMKLSGDGVGTVLGQLESRLMRLCWDAREPLTAREIHEQLRIEHPVSPFTSTTVLNRLVEKGLLKRERVDGRLHFSARVNESSFVSHASRRAVEGILSLGAEAVTASFVDVLAERDPAQLEELARLIRQKLREQGG
- a CDS encoding nuclear transport factor 2 family protein yields the protein MSAMLVGAVAQAQSQAHDAHHSATNAEVAAVVQAMRALFAAAERGDLTALDSLYAGDSLLVIEGAGLNRGWVDYRDNHLAPELKEFRNFRYRPFEIEARVSGTLAWATYRYALAADVPDRKVDVVGRGTAILERRGDRWVVRLTQTAGRARRPSDPPMP